A genomic region of Candidatus Zixiibacteriota bacterium contains the following coding sequences:
- a CDS encoding dihydroorotate dehydrogenase: AEDVIEFILCGATAVEIGTALFVEPSLPVRIVSDLRQYLKRKKLTSIADLKGKVRKYE, encoded by the coding sequence GTGCAGAGGACGTGATTGAGTTCATACTGTGCGGCGCGACAGCGGTCGAAATTGGAACCGCCCTGTTTGTGGAGCCGTCTCTCCCGGTCAGGATTGTAAGCGATCTGAGGCAGTACCTGAAACGCAAGAAACTGACATCCATTGCCGACCTGAAGGGCAAAGTGAGGAAATACGAATGA